A stretch of Physeter macrocephalus isolate SW-GA chromosome 1, ASM283717v5, whole genome shotgun sequence DNA encodes these proteins:
- the LOC102975764 gene encoding LOW QUALITY PROTEIN: nephrocystin-1-like (The sequence of the model RefSeq protein was modified relative to this genomic sequence to represent the inferred CDS: inserted 5 bases in 5 codons; substituted 1 base at 1 genomic stop codon), giving the protein MLARQQRDPLQSLQRRNQELKQQVDDVLSENRLKGALEASKRRDIYQRCIQLKQAIDENKNALQKLSKTYILSXADEPAPVGSYNQKKEEEHNLLDKLTHQLQELAVSISRENGAETGALTKGEDDGNSAEEDEEEEEEEEDEEATSGEYIAVGDFTAQQVGDLTFKKGEIXKNSDGGWMAKNAKGNKGLIPRTYLEPYNKEEGQESSEEGSEEDVEVGDETTEGAEVKLRTDSHWSAVRKAISEQINTVDVLTTMGAIPAGFRPSTLFQLLEEGNQFRASYFLQPELTXSQLAFRDLMWDAKTGSIRSRPSRVSLILTLWSCKMIPLPGVSIQVLSRHVRFCLFDGNKVLSNIHTVRAIWQPKKPKTWTFSPQVTGILPCLLDGDCFIRSNSSSPDLGILLELGISYIRNSTGERGELSCGWVFLKLFDASGIPIPAKTYELFLNGGTPYEKGVEVDPSVSRRAHGSVFHQMMXRRQPQLLVKLRYLNRRSRNMLSLLPEXMCSVHLLIFYCQILGDVLLXRMSMHSADLISNLVLATFPKLLEQPDILDALRSSWAEKESTLKRSEKRDKELLKAVFLLVYHDCALPLIHSALLPLFRWAEEETEAVRWKVIADFLKQNQENEGALQALLSPAGLHEPFDISEQTYDFLGEIRKNAS; this is encoded by the exons ATGCTAGCGAGGCAGCAGCGCGATCCCCTCCAGTCCCTGCAGCGTCGCAATCAGGAACTGAAGCAGCAGGTTGATGATGTGCTTTCTGAGAATCGATTGAAAGGAGCTCTAGAAGCCAGTAAAAGGCGAGATATTTACCAAAGATGTATCCAATTAAAACAGGcaatagatgaaaataaaaatgctcttCAAAAATTAAGCAAAACTTATATTCTCTCATAGGCTGATGAACCTGCCCCTGTTGGGAGTTACAatcagaagaaagaggaggaacacAATCTTTTGGATAAGCTTACCCACCAACTGCAGGAACTTGCTGTGTCCATAAGTAGAGAAAATGGCGCTGAAACTGGGGCACTTACTAAAGGAGAGGACGACGGCAATTCTgctgaagaagatgaagaagaagaagaagaagaagaagatgaagagGCCACAAGTGGAGAATACATTGCTGTTGGAGATTTTACGGCTCAGCAAGTTGGAGACCTTACATTTAAGAAAGGGGAAA GAAAAAACTCTGACGGTGGGTGGATGGCTAAGAATGCCAAAGGAAACAAAGGTCTTATTCCCAGAACGTACTTGGAGCCCTATAATAAAGAAGAAGGCCAGGAGTCTAGTGAAGAAGGCAGTGAAGAAGATGTAGAGGTAGGGGATGAAACAACAGAAGGCGCAGAAGTTAAACTAAGAACCGATTCTCATTGGAGTGCTGTCCGAAAAGCCATCTCAGAGCAGATTAACACTGTCGACGTATTGACCACGATGGGAGCTATTCCTGCCGGGTTCAGGCCTTCCaccctcttccagcttctggaggaaGGGAATCAATTTCGAGCAAGTTACTTCTTACAACCAGAGCTCA ACTCACAACTGGCCTTCAGAGATCTAATGTGGGATGCTAAAACAGGCTCTATTAGGTCAAGACCAAGTCGTGTTTCCTTGATTCTGACCCTCTGGAGCTGTAAGATGATTCCTCTTCCAGGAGTGAGCATCCAGGTTCTGAGCAGACACGTGCGCTTCTGTCTGTTTGACGGCAATAAGGTTCTGAGCAACATTCATACAGTCAGGGCCATATGGCAACCTAAGAAACCCAAAACATGGACCTTTTCTCCCCAGGTTACTGGCATCTTGCCCTGCTTGCTTGATGGTGATTGTTTCATCAGGTCCAATTCTTCTTCTCCAGATCTTGGAATATTATTAGAACTTGGAATTTCTTATATTCGCAATTCAACTGGTGAAAGAGGAGAATTAAGTTGTGGCTGGgtgtttcttaaactttttgaTGCCAGTGGAATTCCTATTCCAGCAAAAACTTATGAACTCTTCTTGAATGGAGGCACCCCTTATGAAAAAGGTGTTGAAGTGGACCCTTCAGTATCCAGAAGAGCACATGGTAGTGTTTTCCATCAGATGA TGAGAAGGCAGCCTCAACTTCTAGTAAAACTGAGATATTTGAACAGAAGATCAAGGAACATGCTAAGTCTACTGCCGG GTATGTGCTCCGTTCATTTGTTGATATTTTATTGCCAGATTCTTGGAGACGTGCTCC AAAGGATGAGCATGCACAGTGCTGATTTAATTAGTAATCTAGTGCTGGCCACCTTCCCCAAGCTCTTGGAGCAGCCTGACATACTGGATGCACTCAGGAGTTCCTGGGCTGAGAAAGAgagtacattaaaaagatcagagAAGAGAGATAAGGAGCTCCTGAAGGCTGTGTTCCTCCTGGTTTACCACGACTGCGCGCTCCCCCTCATCCACTCCGCACTCCTGCCCCTGTTCaggtgggcagaggaggagaCCGAGGCCGTCCGATGGAAGGTCATCGCCGACTTCCTCAAGCAAAACCAAGAAAACGAGGGCGCCCTCCAGGCTCTGCTGTCGCCAGCGGGGCTCCATGAACCTTTCGACATTTCAGAGCAGACCTATGACTTCTTGGgtgaaataagaaagaatgcATCCTGA